The following are from one region of the Thermococcus cleftensis genome:
- a CDS encoding DNA-directed RNA polymerase subunit K, which yields MFKYTRFEKARIIGARALQIAMGAPILIDVPEGVTPLDAAMLEFEKGIIPLTVIRPS from the coding sequence ATGTTTAAGTATACCCGCTTTGAGAAGGCCCGTATCATTGGAGCCAGGGCCCTTCAGATAGCGATGGGTGCTCCGATACTCATCGACGTTCCAGAGGGAGTGACCCCGCTCGATGCCGCGATGCTCGAGTTTGAAAAGGGCATAATTCCGCTCACCGTAATAAGGCCGAGCTGA